The Novipirellula galeiformis nucleotide sequence GTCCGACGCGTAACACGTTGGGCATGATGGCAACCAATCGCTCGAGCAGATTGTCGACGGCGGTATTGCTCGGCGCACATGCCAGCACGCGTTCTCCGCGGGCGACCGCTTGGTAGATGACTTCGGCGATGGTGGTCGTTTTACCGGTCCCCGGGGGACCGTGAAGAATCGCGACATCTTGAGCCGACATGGCGAATCGCACGGCATCTTGTTGCGGTGGATTCAAGCGGGTCAAGAAACGAAGGTCGGGCAGGGGATCGAAACGCAGTGGCCGAAATCCAAGCAACGCATCACGCAGTCGTCCGGTGCGGGCAGTCGCCGTTTGAGCTTTTGCCATCGCTGCCATCTGGCGACGGCGAGTCGTTTCGTCGGGCGAAAGATCGATGCGAAACATCGATCCCGCCGGCCACTGCTCCGTCGCCACCTGAATCGCGTTATGCTTGCGGCGGCTGACCACCCCAGCGACGCCTTCGTCCGAGGCGTCGGACCAGTCTGAGATCACCACGGGCGAACCGACCTTCAAACGGTTCATCGGCAGCGTTTCGCCGCCGGGTTTGACAAAATCGAGCAGCAATCGGCCCGCTAGCCCCGTTTTGTGGTCGGACATCTGTAGCGAAACGAGGGTTTCCCCGCTACTTTCCACGTCTCGTTGCGAGCGAATTTGCCGTCGCAGCGCCATTCGGGCGCGTTCGGCTTCGCCTTCCAACGCGAGCCAATGCTCCAAAACGCCGAAGTAATCTTCGGGGGTGATGCAGTCCCTCACCCCCTTTAAGCCGCCACCAAACGTACTGGAACCTGAAACAGCAGGACGTGAAGATCCACGACGCGGACGAGACTGGCCAGAACGAGACGACATCACAGAGAGCTCAAAATGAAAAAGGTCAGGGAAAGTTTCCGCTCATGTTAATCGGTTTCGCAATTTCGACACTGGTAGCAAGTTTGATCACCGCAATTCTGTACGCGTGGGACAAACGCGCTGCACAAACGGGTCGGCGTCGGATTTCCGAGCGAACGCTACTGGGGTGGTCGCTCGTCGGTGGATGGCCTGGGGGCTGGATCGCCGGTCGTTGGCTGCGTCACAAAACCTATAAACGATCTTATCGAATCCAATTCGCGTTGGCCGCCACTCTAAATCTGATTGCCGTGGCAGCCGTTGTTTACACATGGCATTGATCGTCCCCCCTTCGCTCGGAACATCGCCGGAACCATTCGCGTCCTTCCCGTAGTGGAGCTTGCTAAAGATCCCCCATGAAGGATCTTTAAGCACCTCCGCACAACTCATTGGGCTTAGGCTGCGTTTTGCAGCTTCGCCGCTTTGAGGAGTTATGCCGAAAGACTTCTGCCGAGGTGCTTAGCAAGATCCACTACGGACGTTATTTCGTGTGCTTGAAATAAATTCGCAACCCAGACCCATTGTTGATTTGTCGCCATGCCGAGCGAAAGTGACCGTCCCGCCTCGATCCAATTCGTTCCCATCGAATTTCAGTCCAATGTGTATGGTCAAGCGATTGCGCTGCGTCACGCAGTGCTTCGTCAACCGCTGGGGCTAGCGTACAGCGAGCGCCAGCTTGCTGCGGAACATGACCAGCTGCATTTTGGTATGCTCCGAGGCGATGACTTGCTCGCATGTGTGTCAGTAATACTGCGTTCACCGACCGCAGCAAAAATTCGTCAAATGGCCGTGGATGCCGCATTCCAAGGTCGAGGGATCGGATTTGAACTGCTCTGCCGAGTCGAATTGGAATTGAAGATGAAAGGGGTGCAATCGATTCAGCTGCATGCTCGCAAGGTGGCTGTGGGGTTCTATGAGCGGCTTGGTTATGTGGTCACGGGAGAACCGTTTACCGAGGTCACGCTGCCTCATATCAAGATGAGCAAAACGATTTTTGACGCATTTTCCGTAGTGGATCTTGTCAAAGATCCCCCATGAAGGATCTTTAGCAAGATCCACTACGCCAGTTATTTGCTTCACATCCCTTGCAACGTCAGAGTGGAACTGAGATTGACAACAACGATGGTCACATGCCGGTCCAGAACCAGACGCCCAGCAGAATGCAAATCGAATTGACGACCCAGGCGAAGATCAGCTTGCGTCGCGCCGTAGCGTCACGATAGGCGGTCGCTGGGATTTTTAGTGTGACGTATAGCGAGTAAAAGTTAAGCAGCGGTGGAAACACTAAAATTCCAACGATCGATGACAGATAAGCTCGCTTGACCGATTCGGCGACCGATTCATCGATTTCCGCATGCACGTCGCGGCGTTCGTTTCGCTTCTTGGGTGGATGTTCCGGCAGATCCGAAATCAGAGTGGGAGGATGATAGGGATTGTCCGAATCGTTGATCGGCTCCGTCGAAGTTTCGCTGACAAAGTCACCGGCACCCAAATGTGATTCAAAGCCATCTTGCGTTTTGGGAACGTGGCGTCCGGTGGCATCCTGCTCGCTACGTCGTTTGTTGCAACTCCAGCAAACTTCGAACGCGGGCTCGTTCTGTTCTTCACATCGCGAACAAATCCAGGGTCCCGCACTTTGGATCAATCTCTCGTCAGCCCTCAGCAGATCGACTGCCCGCTGGTAATCCGCTGAGGCGACCTCGATCCGTACCAAGCGGTCCGTTCCGGCGCCGCCCATGCTGAGTGCCACCGCGGCATCGGTCCCAGTGACGAGTGAGCGAATCCCGGCGGCCGCTAATCGGATCCGAATGGTCTCGGCCGAAAACGCATCGGCATACTCGCGGACGCTGACCATCGAGCCTCGATCCTTCGAGACCGGTATCGCCGGGGCCTCAATATCAACTTCGGCTGAATCGGCGTCTGGAAATTCCGAACTCGGCAAAATGCTTGTCTCCGAACACGCATAATCGGAAATGGGAACGCTCTCTGCGATAGAATAACCGTGCCTGGAATGGTGCGAGGGGCAAAATCATTGACTAGTATAGTCGCTAGGGGGATCTCCGATTTTGCCTGACCACCCCCATTCGTCTGTTTCCTCTTAGCGGCGAATCTTGGCTCATTCACTATAACCGCATCCCGTCTTCCTCCTATCCGTTAGGTGAACTTCCATGCCGATCCGCTACCGGACATCCCAAAACGTCGCATTCACCGTGGCCCTTCTCTCGCTCGCCCTGCTCGGGCACGCTCTGCTTGGCGGGGCTGTGCAAGCGGAATCGATTCAGCTTCGCGACGGGCAACGTGTAGCCCTGGTTGGCAATAGTACCGCAGAGCGGATGAACTTGTTTGGGAATTTGGAAACCCTTCTTCAATTACGTACTCACGATCAACGCATTCAGTTCCGTAACTTTGGTTGGCCCGCCGATGAAGTCGCCAATCAACAGCGCCCGGGGAATTACACGCTGATCGACGACCCATTCAAAGTATATGGTGCTGACTTTTTTCTTTGCTTTTTTGGATTCAACGAATCGTTCGCGGGTGACTCACCCGAAGCGATCGAAACGTTCGTTGCCAATTATCGTGCGTATCTGAGCAAGATTACCACTGAATTTACCGTTGACGGGCGAAAGCCATCGTTCATCTTGGTCACCCCGATCGCATTTGAATCGACGGGAAACCGTTTGCATGCGGACGCGGTCTCGCGCAACGCGATTCTAGCCAAGTACGCCGAAGCGGTTCGCCAGCTTGGAAAGTCCGAGAATTATCGGGTCGTCGACGTCTTTGCATCGACCCAAGAATTGTTCTCTCGCGAACCGGGGGCGCAGTTCACGATCAATGGGATTCATTTGAATGAACAGGGCGATGTGGAACTCGCGCGTATGATTGACGCCCAATTGTTCGACGAACCGGCGCCGCAAGTCGACGGAGCACAAATGGAAAAGCTTCGCACCGCGATCAACGACAAATCATGGTTGCACCTGCAAGACTATCGCATGCTAAACGGTTGGTATGTCTATGGGGGTCGACGCACCTGGGATACGGAAACGTTTCCGACCGAGTTTCGCAAGATTCGCCAAATGGTCGCCGTTCGCGATCGCTACGTATGGGATATCGCCGCGGGACGACCGGTAGCCGATCAGCCTGACGATTCGGGGACCGGTGAGGTTTTCATTCCGGAAACCATGTTCGGATCTCGCGATGAAAAGTTCCGACAATTTCGCGAACCCAAGACGCTCGAGTATCCCACGCCCGAAGAATCGATTTCTCAGATGACCGTGCCGGAGGACTTCCGGGTGGAATTGTTTGCTTCAGAGCGAGAATTTCCGGAACTCGCCAACCCGACTCAACTAGCGTTTGACGAAAAAGGGCGATTGTGGGTTTCATGCATGGTGAACTATCCACAATGGTTGCCGGGGTCGTCGCGTCCGAGTGACCGCTTGTTGATTCTCGAAGACACCGATGGCGACGGGAAAGCTGATAAGTGCACGACGTTCTACGACAAATTGATTTGCCCCACGGGCTTCGAATTTTACGATGGTGGCGTGTTGGTCGTTGACGAACCACGGATCATTCACTTGAAGGATACCGATGGTGATGACCAAGCCGACGTCGTTGTGCACATGCTCGACGGACTCGCAACGGATGACACTCACCATACGATGGGGGCCTGGGAATTCTCGCATGGCGGTTTGATGTACATGCAAGAAGGCGTTTCGATGTCGACCACCTTGGAAACCCCCTGGGGGCCCTTCCGCAATCATGGACCTTCGGGATCATACGTGTGGGACATTGAATCGCTTAAGATCCGTCACTTCCGCACCCCTGCTTACGGAAATCCATGGTGTTTGGTTTTCGACAAATGGGGCATGGGGGTGATTGGTGACGGTACTGGGGCTCAACAGCACTGGTCGAGCTTGTTTTCGGGTGCTGCGGTTCGTTCGCGAAGCAGCGTGCAACCCATCTTCAACAATGAAGGCATGCGGCCTGCGGTGGGCAGCGAATTTTTGACCTCGCGTCACTTTCCCGAAGCCTATCACGATCACTTTATCTATGCCTGCGTGATCAACATGCATGGGATGCCCAAGTTCACGATCGAAGATGAACCGGGAACGGCCGGTTTCACCGGAAAGCGAATCGAGGATTTGCTCTCCTCGACGGACATGTTCTTCCGCCCGGTCGATCCCAAAGTCGGTCCCGATGGGGCGGTGTGGTTCGGCGATTGGTGCAACGCGCTGATTGGACACATGCAGTATTCCCAACGCGATCCGAACCGAGATCATGAGCATGGGCGTGTCTATCGCATGGTCTACGACAAAAAGCCGCTCATCGAGCCTGTTTTGCAAGACAAGAAAAGCGTCGATGAATTGCTCGAGCAACTCAGCACCTACGAGCTTCGAACTCGCTATCGCGTTCGTCGTGCCTTGCATGACCGCGATGAAAACGAAGTGCTAACCAAGGCGTCCGCGTGGTTAGGTGATTCCAACGATCCGATGCGAATGTGCGAAGTGCTCTGGTTGCAAGAGTTCTTTCATCAGGTTGATCCCGCGTTGGTCAACCGGATCATGAAAAGCGAGGACTTTCATGCTCGCAGTGCCGCCATTCACGTGGTCGGCAACCAATGGGAATGGATGGAGAATCCAAACGAAATTTTGCGTCAATCGATTCTCGACGAGCACCCTCGCGTGCGACTCGAAACGCTTCGAGCGTTGAGTTTCCAGCAAACGATCGAGTCGGTCGAAATCTCGCTACGGATTTACGAGAACTCGCGTGATTCGTGGATCGACTACGTATTCGAGCACACGTTGCAAGCACTACGACCGGTCTGGGAAAAGGCCAGTGAAGATCCTGAGTACTTGGCAAGTTTGTCGCCTGAGTCGCAAAAAGTGCTTCGCGACTATCAGCATTCCACCGGTCCTGGACGCGACATCTACGTGCCACTTCGCACGGTCATGAACCCGGATAAAAAATCCGAGCATGACAAGGCACTCGCGAAACTCGTTGCCGCGGGTGGGGGAAGCATGGACAATGGTTCGAAGGTGTTCGAACGCGCCTGTGCCGCATGTCACTTGCATGGCAAGTTGGGCAAAGAGTTCGGTCCCAAGTTGACGGACGTCGGAAGTCGCTTCTCGCGAGAGCAACTGATTCGTTCGATCGTTTGGCCGAATGAAGAAATCTCCAAAGGCTTCGAAACCGTTCAAGTCCTGACCTACGATGGGCAACCTTTTGCCGGGTTCATCCTGGCTGAGGATGAAACAACGTTGACGCTCGGCATCGCCAACGGCAAGGTTGAAAAGATTGACAAGGAAGAGATCGAAATTCGCAAGGAAATGAAGGCCAGTAGCATGCCCGAAGGTTTGCTAGAAACGATTTCGCCTGGTGAGTTTTTGGACCTGATTGCCTTTCTCAATGATGGTTGGATTTCGACCGATGCCAACAAGCAGCTGAAGTTGCGAAAGCACGGTGAGTTTGAAGAGGTCTCGCGCGATGCTCAATTGAAGCTTGGAGCTAGCTTCCAGAGTCAATACTCCGAAGAAGCTTCATTGTTCTTGAGCGGCAAATCACCGAAAAAGTTTGATTTCGCGTTTCATTCTCGCGAGGGCGCCAAACCCGAGGAGTCCTTCATCGTCATCCGTTTGGCCGGCCCCACAGAGTTGCGTCATGGGGAGCTTACCAATCGCCGCACCGCTAAGTTCCATGCTCGTGCAAAAGGGTTGGCGATGTGGACTAGCAACGATGGGCAATCGTGGGACAAGGTTTGGACGAGCGAGAAACCCGCTGCGACGTGGTCTTTCGATTTACCCGCGGGAACCAAGGCTCAGTACATCAAGTTGGGACTTGAGAACGGTGGCACATTCCACCTCGATCAAGCCGTCTTTTTCGGAAGTCGTTTGCCTAACTCTGAACCGGTAAACCAAAAGTAACGAGCCCCGCTCGAGCGAGTGTGCTTGTCGAAATAACCTTTTTTGACACGTTAGCCGCCTGCGTCGCTAAGGCAATTCAAACGCTGAAGCAATTCAAACCCAGAGTCGTGGCCATGCCATGGCTCTGGGTTTTCTGTTCCATCGCTTCGTTTTCCCCTACGTGCTTAAGAGAATCGTCGGGTTTGGGAAAGTCCTCTATGCCCGGGCAGCTCGCTTCGGAATCCCCAACTTGGAATGGCAGCTTCAGCGAAGGTGCCCGATGCACGGCAGTCGGATGATGCTAAGATAGCTCGCATCCAGAATATCAAGCACTTCGCGCCCTGCTGCTGCGCAAACGGTGCCAAGGGTGTGAGAGAGTGATTCAACATGATTAAGTTAGCGTGGGAGCAAACGTGATGGCGAATGAGAATGCAACACCAGAGACAGAGGATAAATCGATGAGTTCAACGTCAGACGTCGCTAAGAAACCGTCGAAGTCGAACTCGATTTTTCTGGTTCCGTATCCAAAATTTATCTTCATGTACCCCACATTGATTGTGGCGACCGTGGCGGCGATCGTGATGTATTTGGGCGGTTACCACACTGTCGATCCCGACACGCAAACGGTTCCGGTCGTGATGACAGGATTGTTTCTATTGGTGATGGTCACCAACATGTTCGTCATCGTTTTCGATTTTCCTCGCGCGACGTCGCTGACGTTGGTCTTCGTGCTGGCCACGATTGGCATGGGAATTTGGATTTTGACGTTGGTCTATCCCGATTTGATGCCGACGATTGAAAGCGTACTCTCCGGGATTCGACCCGCCGCCAACACGACCTTCTTTGTCTGCACGGCGCTGGCGATGATTTTGATGTATGTCGCCGTCTTTGTGAGCGTACGATTCGACTACTGGGAACTCCGGAACAACGAACTGCTACATCATCACGGGTTTCTGAGCGACTTGAAACGCTATCCCGCTCCGAATCTGCGAGTCGATAAAGAGATCAATGATATTTTTGAGTTCATGCTGCTTGGTGCTGGCCGTTTGATTTTGCACCCCACGACCGAAAAACGAGCGATCGTGTTGGACAATATCTTGTTCGTTGGAAACAAAGAGCGAGAACTGACTCGCGTGCTCGGTTCAATCAAAGTTCAAATCGGCAGCGATTCGTCTGGATCAAACTAATCGGCCCTTCCCGTACTTTCCCCCCCATTTCTTTGGCGTGATTGTGAAACGCTTTTACGTTAGTTTTTTGGTGTGGTTGATCGCGATGCCTGTCGCTTCGGCAGCGAGCTGGACTCTTTTCCCAGAGCGTTGCAACGACGTCGATATTCAACGACGCGACCAAGTGATCGAAATCCTCACCACGGGGAACGATCCGTATCTCGTGGGTGAACTGAGTGAAATCGGGGCGGAAGATGCCGTGCTTCAGTTCGACTACTTTTGCGTTTCGGGAATTGAACAAGTCGAGTTATTTTTGGGGCGAACCCATTTCGGCGACACCCCGCTGAGCTTGCCGTCGATTCCGGTGGCGGAAGCGTGGCAAACCTATAGTACGCCCGTGCAGCTCGATCGGCTGCGAAACGG carries:
- a CDS encoding DUF1294 domain-containing protein — protein: MLIGFAISTLVASLITAILYAWDKRAAQTGRRRISERTLLGWSLVGGWPGGWIAGRWLRHKTYKRSYRIQFALAATLNLIAVAAVVYTWH
- a CDS encoding GNAT family N-acetyltransferase; this encodes MPSESDRPASIQFVPIEFQSNVYGQAIALRHAVLRQPLGLAYSERQLAAEHDQLHFGMLRGDDLLACVSVILRSPTAAKIRQMAVDAAFQGRGIGFELLCRVELELKMKGVQSIQLHARKVAVGFYERLGYVVTGEPFTEVTLPHIKMSKTIFDAFSVVDLVKDPP
- a CDS encoding PVC-type heme-binding CxxCH protein, whose amino-acid sequence is MPIRYRTSQNVAFTVALLSLALLGHALLGGAVQAESIQLRDGQRVALVGNSTAERMNLFGNLETLLQLRTHDQRIQFRNFGWPADEVANQQRPGNYTLIDDPFKVYGADFFLCFFGFNESFAGDSPEAIETFVANYRAYLSKITTEFTVDGRKPSFILVTPIAFESTGNRLHADAVSRNAILAKYAEAVRQLGKSENYRVVDVFASTQELFSREPGAQFTINGIHLNEQGDVELARMIDAQLFDEPAPQVDGAQMEKLRTAINDKSWLHLQDYRMLNGWYVYGGRRTWDTETFPTEFRKIRQMVAVRDRYVWDIAAGRPVADQPDDSGTGEVFIPETMFGSRDEKFRQFREPKTLEYPTPEESISQMTVPEDFRVELFASEREFPELANPTQLAFDEKGRLWVSCMVNYPQWLPGSSRPSDRLLILEDTDGDGKADKCTTFYDKLICPTGFEFYDGGVLVVDEPRIIHLKDTDGDDQADVVVHMLDGLATDDTHHTMGAWEFSHGGLMYMQEGVSMSTTLETPWGPFRNHGPSGSYVWDIESLKIRHFRTPAYGNPWCLVFDKWGMGVIGDGTGAQQHWSSLFSGAAVRSRSSVQPIFNNEGMRPAVGSEFLTSRHFPEAYHDHFIYACVINMHGMPKFTIEDEPGTAGFTGKRIEDLLSSTDMFFRPVDPKVGPDGAVWFGDWCNALIGHMQYSQRDPNRDHEHGRVYRMVYDKKPLIEPVLQDKKSVDELLEQLSTYELRTRYRVRRALHDRDENEVLTKASAWLGDSNDPMRMCEVLWLQEFFHQVDPALVNRIMKSEDFHARSAAIHVVGNQWEWMENPNEILRQSILDEHPRVRLETLRALSFQQTIESVEISLRIYENSRDSWIDYVFEHTLQALRPVWEKASEDPEYLASLSPESQKVLRDYQHSTGPGRDIYVPLRTVMNPDKKSEHDKALAKLVAAGGGSMDNGSKVFERACAACHLHGKLGKEFGPKLTDVGSRFSREQLIRSIVWPNEEISKGFETVQVLTYDGQPFAGFILAEDETTLTLGIANGKVEKIDKEEIEIRKEMKASSMPEGLLETISPGEFLDLIAFLNDGWISTDANKQLKLRKHGEFEEVSRDAQLKLGASFQSQYSEEASLFLSGKSPKKFDFAFHSREGAKPEESFIVIRLAGPTELRHGELTNRRTAKFHARAKGLAMWTSNDGQSWDKVWTSEKPAATWSFDLPAGTKAQYIKLGLENGGTFHLDQAVFFGSRLPNSEPVNQK